Genomic DNA from Candidatus Sulfurimonas marisnigri:
GTTGACTTATAGCTACTTATTTTAGGAATTATTATGATTGAAAAACAAATAAGAGATAAGAATGACATTTTTAACATCCCGGTTTTAAGGTTTTTATTTAAAAATCAATTGTTTATAATGGGTCTTAAATTGATATTGTTAGAGCTATTTATATATGCTATGTACTTTGGAATAATTCATCCGGTAAAAGAGGAAAACATATTTACAACTGCAGTTTTCTGGTCATTGTTTTGGCCACTGTTTATAGTAGTTACACTCTCAACATTTGGTAGAGTTTTTTGCGGTATCTGCCCACATGCATTTATAGGAAAATATATAACTGATTTTGGCCTCAAAAAAAAGATGCCTAAAGCACTCTCTAATCCTTTTGTTGGTTTACTATTGCTAGTAGTAGGTTTTTGGGTAGTTTACTATATATACCCAGAGGCTTATAAAACTCCAATTGCATCATCAATATTTTTTATTGTTCTAACCGTAATATCAATAGTGTTTTTTTATATCTACAAAGATATGAGCTACTGTAAATCAATATGTCCAATAGGAACCTTAATGAGAGGTTTTGGAAAAATTTCTTTTGCAAAACTTGGGACTTATGAAGAATCATGTAAAGACTGCAGAACATTTGAATGTGTAGATGCATGTTCTTACAACCTAAAACCATTTACGTTTGACAAACGCTCTAGTATGACAGACTGTACTCTTTGTATGGATTGTAGCAGTGCATGTGAGGCAGTTAGTTTTAAACTTGTGAAGCCATCTGAGCCACTTTTAAAAAAATTTCAGATACAAAAGGCTGAAGTATGGGCTTTTATTCTAATCACAGCAGCAATCTCTATAGCAATGAGTTTTCACCATGCACTTGGTCGTGTTGCTATTTCTGATGAATTTATTTGGTCAAAACTTGGTGCTTTTTTAAAAGAAACAATAGCTATAAGTGGAGTTGACTATGTAGGGATAAGCGCACTGTTCTTTGCAATGCTTATAACTATATCTTTGGTATATGCTGGAATGTACATTGCGGCAAAAGTCTTGAAAGAGGATTTTAAGAGAGTGTTTTACACTCTCGGTTACGCCTTTGCACCTCTGTTTATAATAGGCGGACTCTCACATACATTCGAATTTTTCTTTTTATACCACTATAGCGATATAGCAAATGGGTTTATTCAAGGTTTTTACCTTACTGTTAACAGAGTAGAACCAATCGCTACAAGAGGAGATGACTGGCTTAGAATATTTGCTATTTTTAACTACATAGCTGTTATTTGGGCATTTATAATTATGGCAAAGAGAATAAACTTTTTCAGTGCTTCAAAAATTGCAAAGATAGTAGCATTTTTAGCTGCATCAAGCTTGATAATATTTTATCTATGGCTCAACGTCTATAAAGTTTATGCATTTAAAACATATGGCGCCAAAAAGTTTGCTCATCATGCTCCAAAAACTAAAAGGTTTCAATCAGTCTCTTTGATTGATGCTACACTACTTCATTCTGGAGAAAACAAGAGAGATGGGGTTTTATGTGGTATGGATTTAGTTATATTTTATAAAACAAATCATACCGCAACATTAAATGGTAAGGCTAGACAATACTGCTCTCTTCATTGTCTTGTTGATGACTTACATGTTAATAAACTACCTCTTAAGGATATTCAAGTTGTTGATGTGAAAAGTTTGAAATTTCTAGATGTAACAAAAGCTTTTTACGTAGTTGGAAGCAGACAAAAAGGTACCATGAGTGTAGAGAGCAAGTATGCATTTTCAAATTATGAAGACGCCAGTGAATTTGCAAAACTATACGGCGGCAAAATTTTAAATTTTGATGGAGCCGTAGAGATAGCAAAAAAAGATTTTAAAAGCACTCTTTAACCAATAAACAGATAAAATCGCGGCAATAATATAAAAATAAAGAGTATATGAGATGTTGAAACCATTATTAATCGAGATTGGTGTAGAAGAGCTTCCAGCGGTTCCGCTTTTAAAAGAGTTGAGTAATATTGAAAAAAAATATGCTGATATTTTAGAAAAAAATTCACTTTTATGTGAGTTTGACTTCTACTATACACCTCGTCGTTTGGTTATTTGGCATGCAGAGTTTAAAACTCGTCAAGATGACAGTGAAGAGGAGTTTTTCGGCGCACCAATATCTGTAGCATACAAAGATGGTGAACCAACTCCGGCAGCTATGGGCTTTGCCAAGAAATGCGGAGTTACCATTGAAGAGATTGGCAAAGCAGAGAAGGGCGGCAAAGAAGTTCTTTACTACAAAAAAGATGTTAAAGGTAAAGCTTCAGCAGAGCTTTTAGGAGAGATAACAGAGAACTGGATTAAGTCACTGGACTTTGGTAAATCTATGAGATGGGGAAGTAGTAGCGATAGCTTTATAAGACCTATAAGATGGGTAAATGTACTTTTAGGCGATGATTTAGTTGATATGGAAGTTTTTAATGTAAAGTCCAATAAGCAGACTTTTGTTCACCGTATCAGTAATTTTGACGCTGTTAATATTAGTGGAGCCAAAGAGTACTTTGAAGTTTTGAAAAAAGGTGGTGTTACACTTTTCCCTGAACTAAGACGTGAAAGTATTTTATCTGACTTCGTTTCACTTGAAAAAGATAATGGTATAAAAATCGAAATAGATGAAGAATTACTAGATGAAGTTGTAGCAATCACTGAACACCCAACCGCACTTTTAGGCTCATTTGATGAGTCGTTTTTAAGACTTCCTCCTGAAGTAATTATTACCTCTATGAAAGAGCACCAGAGATACTTTCCAGTTTTTAAAGATGGTAAATTAATCAATAAGTTTGTTGTTGTATCAAATGCATTTACGGATGATTTTACTAAGGTTATTGAAGGAAATGAAACAGTTCTAAGACCACGCTTGGCAGATGGGCTTTTCTTTTATGACAATGACCTCAAAAACGGACTTAGTACCAATGGACTTGAAAAAGTTGTCTTTATGAAAGGTCTAGGGACAGTGGCTGATAAAATAGAGCGCGAGAAAAAAATAGCAAATACTCTTTTTGACATGTATACTCCAAAAAACTCAAAAAAAGAGACACTAGAGCGCGCTGTAAGTCTAGCAAAAGCTGACTTGACAAGTGAGATGGTATATGAGTTTACAGAGCTTCAAGGTCTTATGGGAAGCTACTATGCAAAATCACTAGGTGAGAGTGATGAAGTAGCTACATGTATAAAAGAGCAGTATCTTCCAGACGGAGAAGATAGTGAGCTTCCTTCATCTGAGCTAAGCGCAATAGTTGCTATGAGTATTAAGCTAGATACTCTGCTTGCCATGTTTAGTATTAACCAAATCCCAACAGGCTCTCGTGACCCTTTTGCGCTTCGTCGTGCTGTTAATGGTCTTATTAGAATCACTAGAGAGCATAACTTAGAGTTTGATATAGTTGATACTCTTACAAATTTAAGCAAAGAATATGCAGAGTTTGAAATGTCAAAACTAGAGGGATTCTTTTTAGAGAGGGTTAAGCAGTACTTTAAAGTAAACCCATCAATCGTAGAGGCTGTTTTGGCTTCTGGAGAGAGAGAACTTTTAGCAATGGGTAAAAAGATAGAAGCTTTAGAGACCATGGTTAATAGTGAAGGTTTCAGTGAATCTTTTTCAACATTTAAAAGAGTCTCAAACATCACTAAAGATATTAATATGTCAAAAGAGATGATAGTTGATCATAAGCTTTTTGAGCAAGAAGCAGAAAAAGTCCTACATGTAAGATATATAGAAGTTTCTACATGTAAATATAACTCTTATGAAGAGGAACTTGATGCTCTCTTTGGTCTTAAGCCTGAACTGGATAAGTTCTTTGAAGATGTTATGGTAAATGCCGAAGATGAAAGTGTAAGAAATAATAGAAAATCTTTACTAGCTTCTATCTATAAAAGTATCTTGAAAATTGCTGACATCAAAGAGGTGAGCGTAGCATAACTGAAGAGGATTCAGCTAAATTCTGCTGATTCCTTTGTTTATAATAATCTCTATTATTTCATTGTATGAAAGACCATGTTCAATTTCACATGCTTTGACTAGATAGCTTGAGACATCTTTTATATCTGGGAGTAGATTTGCTCCCATTAAAAAGCAGTGCCCATAACTGTTTGTTTTAATATCTATTTGTGCAAAGTCTCTTGCTCCAAGGTCCATAAAAGCATTAACAGCAATATTTTTAACCCTATTTATAAGCTCAGAATCTTGAGTTTTTTTGAACTCCTCTTTGTTCTCAATTCGTGTTTTTAATCCAAGAATTTTAATTCCATTTTGTGATTTGGTAGGGATAACTTCAATTGTACTAACTAGTAAATCACCATCTTTTGTTTTAAGAAGGGCAACTGTAAACTCTTGACTTTCAAGATACTCTTCAACTAAAACAGGCTCATTGTATGTGTTATATAATGATAAAACCTTACTCTCAAACTGTGCATAATTTGTAACGTACGATAAATCGTCAATTCCATTGCCGTTTGCAGAACTATTTGGTTTGATAAATAGAGGGTATCTAATTGGTATCTTGTTGTCATTTACATACTCACCAGGAGTTGCTGTAAAATAATTTGCTGTATTATGACCTTGCTCTTTTAAGTAAGATTTGGTTAACACCTTGTCAGAGTTATATTTTAATGCTTCTTTTGTTGAGCCTGAAAAATTTATACTGTTTAATTCAAAGTATTCAGATAGGCAAATGTTTTCTTCATTTTCAATTAATATATCTTTTTGAGACAAAATCACTAAGTCCGGTTTTCTTAGTACAACTTCATCTAAATTTGATTTATTTAAACATATACTCAGCCTAACTGCGTGACCAATCTCTTCAATTGATTTAACAATGTCATTACATGTGCTTGTGTCTGTCGTTATAATTTCTATATTCATTGTTGCTAACTCTCTTTATGGTTAAAGATGATTATTACTTTGGAGGGTATCCAGCTATAAGGTCATCGCATCTATCAGATTTTCTCGATATTAGAGTAAACCACATTTAAAAGTATTTTAGTGCGTCTTAGTTGGGGATTTTAATCATAAAAAAATGAAAAGTCCATATTAGAAAAACAGAAATATCACCTGTTTACATCCAAAAAAGGAGTTTGTTTAGTCAAATAAGAATGCGATTATACAGTTTTACTGCTTAATATACAGGGCGGTCTTAAAGCTAGATTATTTAACTTTACCTAAGAGTATTTTCTTTGATGTCAATGCTTTTACTAGTGCATTTTGTATTGACATATATGAATCCTGATTTTGAATCAATATTTTTTTGTCTCTATTTTCTTCTCTTTTTAAAGAATCAATTTCTCTCTTTATATCTGCGTAGTTAGCTACTACACTTGAATCAATAAGCTTTGAAGACAACACGGCTTTTTGTTCTTTTTGATGTAACAAATTTCTTTTTATTGAGACTATGTCATTTTTTAATGTTTTTCTCTCGTTTTCATCTTTTGATGAACTTAAAGTATCTATATATGAGTCTAATTTTTTTGTATCATAGTTAGCTTCTTGTGATAACTTATCTATCTCTCTTTTCAATCCATTGTTATACTCTAAAGGTGAAATTCCACCAATATATAAACCAGAGATGTCATTATTTAAATCATTTACTTTTTCATATATATTATCTATAGATATTTTTGCTTTAATATAAACTCTAACAATAGACATTATGGATGTAATATTCCATCTCATCCCATTTTCTGCTTCCATACGTGGAACTTTATATTTAATTCCATCAAGAACAACTACATCTAATGAATAATACTTTAAAAATTCTATCATGTTCTTATTTGATGATCCAACTTCTTCTAGTATAATGTCTGCTATATATCCAAATACCTCTTTGAAATGTATTCTAAATATATAGCCTGCAAACCCTTTAAAAAATTCATTATTGTTGTCAAATAAATTAGTTAATTGCTCTATTATAATTGATTGTATTAAAGAAAATGCATTTTTTTCGTAAGCTATATTATCTATGTTCTTAACTAAAAAATATGTATCAACAAATTCTTCTGCTGTGAAATAAAAAAAATCTTTATTATCTTGCTGTGAAAAAATCTCATCATTGAACGATTTTAGTTTATCCTCATCAATCCCATTGTACCTATTTGCAACAGTATTTTTTTGATTATCAGCAACTTCCTCTATTAGGAATCCGTCTAATAATTTTATAATTATTTGATTGCTTCTAATGATTATAATATCACTTTCCTCAAGTTCAAAAGCATGTCTTACGGCAAATCTAATCAATTCTTTTTTATTTATATCCTCATTGTTTATGTTTCTTACAAAACTATATATTTTATTTTTTACATCTTCTGGGATAGAAATTAAACCTTCTATGCCTTTGTAATCATACTCTATTAGATCTTCGTAAGATTCAATAATATTAATAATCGCATCCAGGTTTATACTATCTTTAGGCTCAGTTTTATATTCAAAAACTTTTATCCGTATTGTATTTTCTGTTAGCTTTAATAATGGGTACCCAATAGGCTCAAAATACTCTTTAAAAGCACGTTTGATGTTTAGTAGATTTTCGCTGTTTGATAGGAAGTTTTTCGGATAATTTTTATTTAAATATAAAAAAAAATTTTCATTGTCCAAATCATCCCATTTAAAGTCAATTGATGGTTTTGGTAAATTTGTTTTTAAATAAGTATTTAACTCTGAAGCTATATTCTTCATTTTATTCCAATAATAACATAATTATGAAGTATACAACCACTAAATTAAACAGTAGAAGTATATGCAACCCGACCATCTTTTAGTAAAAAAGACTCGTGATTTTCCGTCCTTACTTCACAATAAGTTTGGCTTTTTTTTAATATACCTATTGTACAGTATAATGTTTTAATTTATAATTAATATAATTTTGAAGTTCATTTATGTTAAAATTTTATAAAAAATAAAAGGTGAATAATGAAATTAATATTTTTATTATTATTAGCTGTTGGATTGCTCCATTCAGAAGAGCTGGGCGATTTATTAGGCACTTATACACACAATAGTGATCTTTCAAATAAGACAAAACTTGAAAGCGGCGGGGCTGTAACTATCTTTACTAGAAAAGATTTAGACATTATGCAGGCTCACAGTCTCAAAGATATCTTAAAGTCACACCCTATAGTAAGATACAAAGAGAGTCGTGGCGGAATTGCAGATATGTTTTATAGAGGCTCCTCCGCATTTTTTTCAAGCAGTACTATACGTTTGTATA
This window encodes:
- the glyS gene encoding glycine--tRNA ligase subunit beta, giving the protein MLKPLLIEIGVEELPAVPLLKELSNIEKKYADILEKNSLLCEFDFYYTPRRLVIWHAEFKTRQDDSEEEFFGAPISVAYKDGEPTPAAMGFAKKCGVTIEEIGKAEKGGKEVLYYKKDVKGKASAELLGEITENWIKSLDFGKSMRWGSSSDSFIRPIRWVNVLLGDDLVDMEVFNVKSNKQTFVHRISNFDAVNISGAKEYFEVLKKGGVTLFPELRRESILSDFVSLEKDNGIKIEIDEELLDEVVAITEHPTALLGSFDESFLRLPPEVIITSMKEHQRYFPVFKDGKLINKFVVVSNAFTDDFTKVIEGNETVLRPRLADGLFFYDNDLKNGLSTNGLEKVVFMKGLGTVADKIEREKKIANTLFDMYTPKNSKKETLERAVSLAKADLTSEMVYEFTELQGLMGSYYAKSLGESDEVATCIKEQYLPDGEDSELPSSELSAIVAMSIKLDTLLAMFSINQIPTGSRDPFALRRAVNGLIRITREHNLEFDIVDTLTNLSKEYAEFEMSKLEGFFLERVKQYFKVNPSIVEAVLASGERELLAMGKKIEALETMVNSEGFSESFSTFKRVSNITKDINMSKEMIVDHKLFEQEAEKVLHVRYIEVSTCKYNSYEEELDALFGLKPELDKFFEDVMVNAEDESVRNNRKSLLASIYKSILKIADIKEVSVA
- a CDS encoding nitrous oxide reductase accessory protein NosL, whose amino-acid sequence is MIEKQIRDKNDIFNIPVLRFLFKNQLFIMGLKLILLELFIYAMYFGIIHPVKEENIFTTAVFWSLFWPLFIVVTLSTFGRVFCGICPHAFIGKYITDFGLKKKMPKALSNPFVGLLLLVVGFWVVYYIYPEAYKTPIASSIFFIVLTVISIVFFYIYKDMSYCKSICPIGTLMRGFGKISFAKLGTYEESCKDCRTFECVDACSYNLKPFTFDKRSSMTDCTLCMDCSSACEAVSFKLVKPSEPLLKKFQIQKAEVWAFILITAAISIAMSFHHALGRVAISDEFIWSKLGAFLKETIAISGVDYVGISALFFAMLITISLVYAGMYIAAKVLKEDFKRVFYTLGYAFAPLFIIGGLSHTFEFFFLYHYSDIANGFIQGFYLTVNRVEPIATRGDDWLRIFAIFNYIAVIWAFIIMAKRINFFSASKIAKIVAFLAASSLIIFYLWLNVYKVYAFKTYGAKKFAHHAPKTKRFQSVSLIDATLLHSGENKRDGVLCGMDLVIFYKTNHTATLNGKARQYCSLHCLVDDLHVNKLPLKDIQVVDVKSLKFLDVTKAFYVVGSRQKGTMSVESKYAFSNYEDASEFAKLYGGKILNFDGAVEIAKKDFKSTL
- a CDS encoding D-alanine--D-alanine ligase — translated: MNIEIITTDTSTCNDIVKSIEEIGHAVRLSICLNKSNLDEVVLRKPDLVILSQKDILIENEENICLSEYFELNSINFSGSTKEALKYNSDKVLTKSYLKEQGHNTANYFTATPGEYVNDNKIPIRYPLFIKPNSSANGNGIDDLSYVTNYAQFESKVLSLYNTYNEPVLVEEYLESQEFTVALLKTKDGDLLVSTIEVIPTKSQNGIKILGLKTRIENKEEFKKTQDSELINRVKNIAVNAFMDLGARDFAQIDIKTNSYGHCFLMGANLLPDIKDVSSYLVKACEIEHGLSYNEIIEIIINKGISRI